GCCTGGCTCTTGCCCGAAGCATCCTTAGCAAAACCGGCAACCAGAACCCCCCTCTGCACAGAAAGGCCATTCGCAGCGGCAAGTTGAGGCGTGACATCTTGCCCCGCAATGCCCAGAAATCCCTGGCCCGTCGTTATCAGCCTGCCATGCTGAATAAGCTGCCGGGTGACAAACTGCACGCGGTTAGAGGGGATGGCAAAGCCAATGCCATTGGCTGGAGCGCCTATGGTTGGATCAACTGCGGCCAGCGTGGGAATGCCAATCAGCTGCCCTTGCAGATCGACCAATGCGCCTCCGCTGTTGCCTGGATTGATGGGCGCGCTGGTCTGGATTAACCCCACCAGCGTCTGGGCCGGGCCATTTGGCCCCTCGCTGGCCGAACGATTCAGCGCGCTCACAATGCCAAGGGTAGCCGTCTCCTCCAATCCTAACGGGCTGCCAACAGCTACAGCAAATTGGCCGACTTCCACTTTGGAGGAGTCTCCAAAACTGATCGGCTGTAGTTTGCTGACCCCAACCTTGAGAACTGCCAGATCATCCTGCGGGTCTTCGCCGATTAGCCTGGCCGAAACAATCTGATTCGCGCCAATGCGCACACGAAAGTTGGTAAAGCCGCGCACTACATGATCGTTGGTCACGATAAAGCCATCGCTCGTCAAAATCTCGCCCGAACCAATCGCTCCTCCTGCCGCGCTAAATCCCTCAATCTCAACCACCGATGGCTGCACCGCATCAATCACTGTGATCACGTTCTGCTGAAGGTCGCTGGCCCCTGGAGAGATGGTCGTGGGCGGGCGAGCGGTTTGCGCTGGCTGGTTTGCGGTATATTCTGAACTGACACACCCGGACAGCACGATAGCTAGCAGAATGATGAACGTCAATAAAAAAATGCCGCGCGGTCTCAGAGGCCATGCAGGTCCAGATGGCTCACACTCCGATGAAGCGGTATCCTGAGCGGGCATAGAATCCTCCTCCAGAGCAAGAGAGCACTGCCCCGGCAAGTCTCAGCAAAAGAACCTTGCCAGAGTCTTACATAATCTATGCCACGCATCGTGTCAAAGGGAGCAGGCCAACAAAAACAACACGCTCATCAGCTTTGATCGCTGCTTGACAAAATGGCGCAATAATGCTATTTTTACCTTGTGCTTCATAAAGTAAAGCGATAGATTTTA
This genomic interval from Ktedonobacterales bacterium contains the following:
- a CDS encoding trypsin-like peptidase domain-containing protein, producing the protein MPAQDTASSECEPSGPAWPLRPRGIFLLTFIILLAIVLSGCVSSEYTANQPAQTARPPTTISPGASDLQQNVITVIDAVQPSVVEIEGFSAAGGAIGSGEILTSDGFIVTNDHVVRGFTNFRVRIGANQIVSARLIGEDPQDDLAVLKVGVSKLQPISFGDSSKVEVGQFAVAVGSPLGLEETATLGIVSALNRSASEGPNGPAQTLVGLIQTSAPINPGNSGGALVDLQGQLIGIPTLAAVDPTIGAPANGIGFAIPSNRVQFVTRQLIQHGRLITTGQGFLGIAGQDVTPQLAAANGLSVQRGVLVAGFAKDASGKSQAQQAGVRVGDVILAVNDQAIANSGDLAALTLSQKPGTKVKLTVARDSNQTAIRVTLGERPVSL